The following proteins are co-located in the Uranotaenia lowii strain MFRU-FL unplaced genomic scaffold, ASM2978415v1 HiC_scaffold_1088, whole genome shotgun sequence genome:
- the LOC129759121 gene encoding uncharacterized protein LOC129759121, whose protein sequence is MEVKSTAVQRLLLQQINLPVKGGRYHGRSNIRIPLSRTASGRLSFWSTKNPGGADRRTVPRFCLQLTFKCLPLVEASRKTGMATRSQQRWRNIKSLDHVPGRNAPGLNAYSFPKILFSDRAIESPVNSFEYKTTSMVSRFQCLILACKTHFEVDYIWTPIGLQRIITPERWVI, encoded by the exons ATG GAGGTGAAATCAACAGCAGTTCAGCGGCTCCTGCTACAGCAGATAAATCTTCCGGTGAAGGGCGGAAGATACCATGGAAGGTCCAATATAAGAATTCCCTTGTCCCGAACTGCCTCAGGCCGGCTCAGCTTTTGGTCAACGAAAAACCCCGGTG GAGCTGATAGGAGGACTGTTCCGCGGTTTTGTTTACAGTTGACCTTTAAATGTTTACCTCTGGTAGAAGCTTCTCGGAAAACGGGTATGGCAACACGCTCCCAGCAACGGTGGAGAAACATAAAATCTCTCGATCATGTTCCGGGTAGAAACGCTCCAGGCCTCAATGCTTATTCGTTCCCGAAGATTCTCTTCAGTGATCGAGCTATTGAAAGCCCCGTCAACTCTTTCGAATATAAAACTACGAGCATGGTGTCTCGGTTCCAATGTCTGATCCTTGCCTgcaaaacgcattttgaagtagACTATATATGGACGCCAATTGGACTTCAACGGATAATCACTCCCGAAAGATGGGTAATTTGA